The genomic DNA ATCATCAAGGAGATAACCGTTGCCGCTCGCGAAGCCGGCGGTAACCCGGATACGAATTTTAAGCTGCGTAAGATCATGGACCGGGCAAAAGAAGCGAATATGCCTTCGGATAACGTCAAAATGGCTATAAAACGCGGCACAGGCGAACTGCCCGGCGTAATTTATGAGTCCGTAAGATACGAGGGCTTCGGCCCGGGCGGCGTAGCGGTCATGATCGACGCGATAACCGATAACAAGAACCGGACCGCCGCGGAAGTACGCAATATTATGTCAAAAAAGAACGGCAATCTGGGCGGTTCGGTAAGCTGGATGTTTACCATGAAAGGCTATATATCGGTTGCAAGATCCGCGGCCAAAGAAGAGGAATTAATGAATATAGTCCTGGACGCCGGCGCCGAGGATATTAAAACAACCGAGTCTGATTACGAGATATATTCCGCGCCGCAGGACCTGGATAAGGTCAAGCAGGCGCTGGCGGCGAAAGGCATAAAGATGGAGGCCGCCGAAGTGACCATGGTCCCGTCTTCAAGCATAAAGCTTAACGAAAGCGACGCCAAACAGGTCTTGGCGCTGATCGAGGCCCTGGAAGAGCATGACGATGTCCAGGATGTATACGATAATTCCGAGATACCTGACGATATACTGGAAAAGATCCAGGCTGAATCCGAAGAAGAATGAGGATACTGGGGATTGACCCGGCGTTAAAAACTACAGGCTACGGCATAATCGACTGGGACGGCCGGAGTTTTAACCCGGTCGCCGCCGGAGCGGTCAATACCCGTTACAGCCAGCCGCTTCCGCAAAGGCTGGATACGATCTACCGGGAAATATCCGGGCTGATAAAAAAACATCATCCGGATGTTATGGTCCTGGAAAAAGTCTTTATACATTACCATCATCCTACCACCGCGTTCCTTTTAGGCCAGGCCAGGGGCATAATCTGCCTGGCTTGCGCGCAAGGCAAGATCCCCTTGATCGAATACGCGGCGACGCATGTCAAGAAAGCGGTAGTGGGAAGAGGGCAGGCATCCAAAACCCAGGTACAGCGCATGGTCGCTTCCATACTTAGCCTGAAGGAATTGCCTAAATACGAAGACACGACCGACGCACTTGCCCTGGCAATCGCCTATACGTATTTCATCCGCGCCAACCGGATAAAACTAATAGCGAAAGGCAGCTTATGATC from Candidatus Omnitrophota bacterium includes the following:
- a CDS encoding YebC/PmpR family DNA-binding transcriptional regulator, producing MSGHSKWKTNKGKKAAADAVKGATYTKIIKEITVAAREAGGNPDTNFKLRKIMDRAKEANMPSDNVKMAIKRGTGELPGVIYESVRYEGFGPGGVAVMIDAITDNKNRTAAEVRNIMSKKNGNLGGSVSWMFTMKGYISVARSAAKEEELMNIVLDAGAEDIKTTESDYEIYSAPQDLDKVKQALAAKGIKMEAAEVTMVPSSSIKLNESDAKQVLALIEALEEHDDVQDVYDNSEIPDDILEKIQAESEEE
- the ruvC gene encoding crossover junction endodeoxyribonuclease RuvC — its product is MRILGIDPALKTTGYGIIDWDGRSFNPVAAGAVNTRYSQPLPQRLDTIYREISGLIKKHHPDVMVLEKVFIHYHHPTTAFLLGQARGIICLACAQGKIPLIEYAATHVKKAVVGRGQASKTQVQRMVASILSLKELPKYEDTTDALALAIAYTYFIRANRIKLIAKGSL